The following coding sequences lie in one Sorex araneus isolate mSorAra2 chromosome 4, mSorAra2.pri, whole genome shotgun sequence genomic window:
- the RHBDD2 gene encoding rhomboid domain-containing protein 2, protein MSRGGGRGHAAAWPTVLAAPEPRCRGWSFIPEVPSATFFTALVSLVVSGPRLLLMSRPLAPSNLSLKNEALRNWQVYRLVTYIFVYENPVSLFFGAVIILRFAGNFERSVGTVRHCFFTVAFTLMTAVIFLSCEAVFSLVQLGELQAAIGFSPVAFAMMGVTSVRSRMRRAVVLGVFVPTVLIPWLLLCACALIPQTSFVCNFCGLCVGIAYGISYCYSIDVSERMALKLDRKFPFCLMRKLSMVKYISSSSAERSADNCRRFSPPPGSYPTQSSCSNAPLGCPLQAQHASGAKAAPPQDPVPRSMPSLPPYQPASSPSYVQNYFGSACNPSGVHPASGRACLGVQPPAPLHCPGVVPSQSPAAAGAAQAPRNIPGLAAIP, encoded by the exons ATGTCCCGGGGAGGCGGAAGGGGCCACGCGGCCGCCTGGCCAACCGTGCTGGCGGCCCCCGAGCCCCGCTGTCGCGGCTGGTCCTTCATTCCCGAGGTGCCTTCCGCCACCTTCTTCACCGCGCTGGTCTCTCTCGTGGTGTCCGGGCCCCGCCTGCTCCTGATGTCGCGGCCTCTGGCGCCCTCGAACCTCTCGCTCAAGAACGAGGCGCTGCGCAACTGGCAag TTTACAGGCTGGTCACCTACATCTTCGTCTACGAGAACCCGGTGTCCCTGTTCTTCGGGGCCGTGATCATCCTGCGCTTCGCTGGCAACTTCGAGAGAAGCGTGGGCACCGTCCGCCACTGCTTCTTCACGGTGGCCTTCACCCTCATGACTGCCGTCATCTTCCTGTCCTGTGAGGCCGTCTTCTCCCTGGTCCAGCTGGGAGAGCTGCAGGCCGCCATCGGCTTCAGCCCGGTGGCCTTCGCCATGATGGGCGTCACCTCTGTCCGCAGCCGGATGCGGAGGGCCGTGGTGTTGGGCGTCTTCGTGCCCACGGTGCTGATCCCGTGGCTCCTGCTGTGCGCCTGCGCCTTGATCCCCCAGACCTCCTTCGTGTGTAACTTCTGTGGCCTCTGTGTCGGCATCGCCT ACGGCATCTCCTACTGCTACTCAATCGACGTCTCCGAGCGCATGGCCCTGAAGCTGGACCGGAAGTTTCCCTTCTGCCTGATGAGGAAACTGTCCATGGTCAAGTACATCTCCAGCAGCTCGGCAGAGAGGAGTGCCGACAACTGCCGGCG GTTCAGTCCCCCGCCTGGCTCCTACCCCACGCAGAGCAGCTGCTCCAATGCGCCCCTCGGCTGCCCGCTGCAGGCGCAACACGCCAGTGGGGCCAAGGCCGCCCCACCGCAGGACCCCGTCCCCAGGAGCATGCCCAGCCTGCCTCCCTACCAGCCTGCCTCCAGCCCGAGCTACGTGCAGAACTACTTTGGCTCAGCCTGTAACCCCTCAGGGGTCCACCCAGCTTCTGGCAGGGCCTGCCTGGGGgtgcagccccctgcccccctccactgCCCCGGTGTGGTGCCTTCCCAGAGCCCGGCCGCTGCAGGGGCTGCGCAGGCTCCAAGGAATATTCCAGGGTTGGCCGCGATCCCCTGA